The following are encoded together in the Brassica napus cultivar Da-Ae chromosome A9, Da-Ae, whole genome shotgun sequence genome:
- the LOC106406462 gene encoding flavonoid 3'-monooxygenase CYP75B137-like — MMVYVETIQLRTFDKLILPSSYKQLPMMSTISDLFTNTINITPNALLVLTTILTVLWFLFKRSPQPPLPPGPRGLPIVGNLPFLDADLHTYFTTIAQKHGPIFKLKLGSKLTVVVNSPSLAREILKDQDINFSNRDVPLTGRVATYGGLDIVWLPYGAEWRILRKLCVTKLLSRKTLESFYELRRKEVRERTRFLYQQSQEKSAVNVGDQLFLTMMNLTMNMLWGGSVKAENMESVGADFKGVISEMIRLLGEPNVSDFFPWLARFDLQGLVKQMRVCTHQLDAIFEGAIKQMQKLGRKDDDECKDFLQHLMKLKDQEVNSETPITVNHVKGVLTDMVTGGTDTSTNTIEFAMAELISNPKLMKRAQQELDEVVGKENIVEESHITELPYILAIMKETLRLHPTIPLLVPHRPAETAVVGGYAIPKDTKVFINVWSIQRDPNVWENPTEFRPERFLDNKSCDFTGTDYSFLPFGSGRRICAGVALAERMVLYTLATLLHSFDWKIPEGCVLDLEEKFGIVLKLKTPLVALPVPRLSDSNLYQ, encoded by the exons ATGATGGTGTATGTTGAAACCATACAACTACGTACTTTTGACAAGCTCATACTTCCTAGTTCCTACAAGCAGCTGCCAATGATGTCTACTATCTCAGATCTCTTTACCAACACAATCAATATTACTCCTAACGCACTTCTCGTTCTCACTACCATCTTGACAGTTCTGTGGTTCCTCTTCAAGCGCTCGCCACAACCGCCGCTACCACCTGGACCGCGAGGGTTACCTATTGTCGGAAACCTCCCATTTCTTGACGCGGACCTTCACACATACTTCACAACTATCGCTCAGAAACACGGTCCGATCTTCAAACTCAAACTCGGCTCAAAACTAACCGTTGTTGTGAACTCTCCATCGCTGGCTCGAGAGATCTTGAAAGACCAAGACATCAATTTCTCAAACCGAGATGTCCCTCTCACTGGCCGGGTCGCTACCTATGGTGGTCTCGACATCGTTTGGCTACCATACGGTGCTGAATGGAGAATTCTCAGAAAACTTTGCGTTACCAAGCTTCTTAGCCGCAAGACTTTGGAATCTTTCTACGAGCTTCGACGCAAAGAAGTCCGTGAAAGAACGAGATTTTTATACCAGCAAAGTCAAGAAAAATCGGCGGTGAATGTCGGAGACCAACTGTTCTTGACGATGATGAATCTAACGATGAATATGTTGTGGGGAGGATCGGTGAAAGCGGAGAATATGGAGAGCGTTGGAGCAGACTTCAAAGGAGTCATTTCTGAGATGATTAGGCTTTTGGGTGAGCCTAATGTTTCGGATTTTTTTCCTTGGCTAGCTAGATTCGATCTTCAAGGGCTTGTGAAGCAGATGCGTGTGTGTACTCACCAGCTCGATGCCATATTCGAAGGAGCCATCAAGCAGATGCAAAAGCTAGGACgtaaagatgatgatgaatgcAAAGATTTTTTGCAACATTTGATGAAGTTAAAGGACCAAGAAGTTAATTCGGAGACTCCCATTACAGTTAACCATGTCAAAGGCGTACTTACG GATATGGTGACTGGTGGTACTGATACCTCTACAAACACAATAGAGTTTGCGATGGCCGAGCTTATAAGCAACCCAAAGTTGATGAAGAGAGCGCAACAAGAGCTAGACGAAGTTGTAGGAAAAGAAAACATTGTTGAAGAATCACACATCACTGAACTTCCTTACATACTAGCCATAATGAAAGAAACACTTAGACTTCATCCAACCATTCCTTTGTTAGTCCCTCACCGTCCAGCTGAAACTGCCGTGGTGGGCGGTTACGCTATCCCTAAAGACACTAAAGTTTTCATCAATGTTTGGTCTATCCAAAGAGACCCAAACGTGTGGGAGAATCCGACTGAGTTTCGTCCCGAGAGATTTCTTGATAATAAGTCTTGCGATTTTACTGGAACTGATTACAGCTTTCTTCCATTTGGATCTGGCCGGAGAATTTGCGCCGGTGTAGCACTCGCCGAGAGGATGGTTTTGTACACTCTCGCGACGCTATTACATTCGTTCGACTGGAAGATTCCGGAAGGATGTGTGTTGGATTTGGAAGAGAAGTTTGGGATTGTCTTGAAGCTTAAGACCCCTCTTGTTGCCTTGCCGGTTCCGAGGTTGTCCGACTCGAATCTTTATCAATAG